In a genomic window of Bicyclus anynana chromosome 5, ilBicAnyn1.1, whole genome shotgun sequence:
- the LOC112054267 gene encoding C-factor, translating to MKSVLITGANRGLGLGMVKYLTKHNKAENIFATCRTTSEELQNIAQAHKTLHIFNLDVTNSENYVNLSSLISKVMGSQGLNLLINNAGVTTKFTKLSLVKTEQLLENLTVNTIAPIMLTKALVPLLKQAAELNQDKPVSANRAAVINMSSILGSIAQNDQGGFYPYRCSKAALNAATKSMSIDLKKDQILVASMHPGWVKTDMGGKNATLDVETSVSGIFNTVEKLREPDSGKFLQYDGTELPW from the exons ATGAAATCTGTATTAATCACTGGAGCGAATAGAGGCTTGGGACTGGGTATGGTGAAGTACCTCACTAAGCACAACAAGGCCGAAAATATATTCGCTACTTGTCGAACTACTTCCGAG GAGTTACAAAATATTGCACAGGCGCACAAAACTCTTCACATTTTCAATTTAG ATGTTACAAATAGcgaaaattatgtaaatttatcATCGTTGATCTCAAAAGTTATGGGGAGTCAAGGTTTGAATTTGCTTATAAATAACGCTGGAGTTACCACAAAATTCACAAAATTAAGTCTAGTAAAAACAGAACAATTACTGGAAAATCTTACTGTAAACACGATCGCGCCAATAATGCTGACCAAG GCACTTGTTCCGCTTTTAAAACAAGCAGCTGAATTGAACCAAGATAAACCCGTCAGTGCTAACAGAGCAGCCGTTATAAATATGAGTTCTATACTTGGATCTATTGCCCAAAACGACCAAGGAGGTTTCTATCCTTACAGATGTTCCaag GCCGCActaaatgcagcaacaaaatctATGAGTATTGATCTAAAAAAAGATCAAATACTTGTTGCTTCAATGCATCCAGGTTGGGTGAAAACTGATATGGGTGGTAAAAACGCTACCCTAGATGTAGAAACCAGCGTTAGTGGCATATTCAATACCGTGGAAAAACTCAGAGAACCAGATAGTGGTAAATTCTTGCAATATGATGGAACTGAACTACCATGGTAA
- the LOC112054268 gene encoding uncharacterized protein LOC112054268 codes for METNHLYCTRTGRTTSEKTMEDGNVANAKDDTITTAKLTNLYSDRSCKLTTNGHDLAGEPASPSDKSFALRRTSADTLQDDKFRKRINPLRIHLGKRPFVDNSVPLAVNSVNKKRKSIVNKPSDTSAPRAVPRVPKLIPKRLEHNQFHNVAPHNNHSVVNEQDKPVPRLVPKSQLSQFKKSKMEKTPQLKEYAQSLGLQPMVKFKCRKCCSMSFKTLAMLKEHQLVCRAQAKEPALSPEAAPSTDSNSGGPSRVTRKVYLCSACGTYYENWNLFLHMREVHSRHICLFCLGMFSKAEKLSSHLINKHNVKEFSYNSTEDFCKVYNGSFYLMCCVCDEICSEKDDFFNHDCNNVKPKPVPVLISKNSMKSNNAKLVKNSNDAATNGPLVMTKECIKPLNEQKEFTELKPDTILQSQKIEPNVNICDTVTSNTSTSSESSASTSKDTNQSLDITDDVKCSNNDKIPITPVNEILQPIISVPNGKELSDHSDDSDSPDTSHLQESLSPETSFKQKELPSQPLREEKECGIKLKLSLNNANSPVIINSTVDPTVGQQFTHKPPTRNRRPPKRYEKDKIPATQAKTTPTTPHTKPPSIKITICDKADSPFVKTTIIENDEETVVKTLVNNNIEPIPRLPETKPENAMKSTIYDNKLEDVNTLNRVPKLTVRVPKEFLDKDSSSDYSSDSDAGEKLLADNKDMCIDESIPENKEEPTETIDSVAIEPSKENVTEIKNDSEPTDEGKVEIKEEIQPNPEIKTEPPDITSSEDINVEDPEVNDIIPVTELILDRAIDKYPMKDLLKVFVTSTVFNCIYCNHVRKIAVNCEQLALHMVAEHRFSATVDSITAEELMPETIAAKVKAAAQEVSSIYINLDSYDSVDKCDTVQPNLIFECFQCYFKTAVHKELYFHNRKMHQKTILLCVMCKNNFYSYSELLCHLCPGTYDSECEIRYRCCFCNVDNISSSFRLMVHLRKIHHTCDVCLEFCQSQARLSNHVWKHKLHHLCYRCGIAYRNKPDITNHLFWKHGTESVLCKKCLQKKWPHVYHFCTPPAVFVCDECTLQFTRAVSLKVHKRFHSQEYPHLCTEDECTEKFVSKKLLSKHLDEHRKKLIIEDLDKEETPDKNDLSEENPKEAIPVNDLVLDKPKEEAGSSENKAEAGTEQLSKKGKKKKLKDKDALLLDVNLPALNLSESDSSDESDCGISQVKDENLQDKTKSEPIEPPPDVDEKPAPDMNVDILPAKIEEKLEPTEEDKPSEEKVLEIWDNFKKYQEKVEKQKEKTPPLVPIKKHVCESDHDYCVIPTELNGDDDVYRTDKKKSKRSPKKRHGGLSSSSSSSSDSDSSCSCGSNCSCSSSSGSSSSSSSDSDSSDESGNDKKKKQKKSLSQRRASNGSNVDVMGMAETPLLIPEKTEPPIAESDLETEESDTDEEFYDENPQKMANKMLTEKRNQLLLLASVAPSGGSMSGELSRCTTPVKEEEPKEIKENKVETKEEVETKVKSNSSKKKSKKKKRSKNSRKHGPIKMTIPKDVIAKADAVTPSLMPNKITISLQTNTAQIPEPPTPAAEVSSPNITTTPIQTAENKRASKRRRVPNRFYGYSSDEEAPQTPTTALKPQQPPKLEWRKEDLPSPVTHKSKKEIPSTVVPQRMFNYNEPIRLTTPIPDPEPPRFLMNSESMESSNDSDSSHEGALEIYQPAVQNPIPVPPPTYLNSGTSSLPYSFARRAVRKAREGESVYCYCRCPYDEVSEMIACDAEGCPIEWFHFECVGIMVPPKGKWYCPECRKNQSFSAFR; via the exons ATGGAAACAAATCACTTGTACTGTACACGTACTGGACGTACGACTTCAGAG AAAACTATGGAAGATGGTAACGTTGCCAACGCTAAAGATGATACAATCACTACAGCAAAATTAACTAACTTGTACAGTGATCGATCGTGTAAATTGACGACAAATGGACACGATCTCGCTGGCGAGCCCGCTAGCCCGTCCGACAAGTCGTTCGCACTGCGCCGGACCAGCGCCGACACGTTGCAGGACGACAAATTCAGGAAACGTATCAACCCACTCCGAATACACTTGGGCAAGAGGCCTTTCGTTGATAACTCTGTACCATTGGCAGTCAATAGTGTAAACAAGAAGAGGAAGTCTATAGTAAATAAGCCGAGTGATACAAGTGCACCGAGAGCAGTACCCCGTGTACCTAAACTCATTCCTAAACGTTTGGAACATAATCAGTTTCACAATGTTGCACCACACAATAACCATTCCGTGGTCAATGAACAAGACAAACCTGTGCCCAGGCTCGTGCCCAAGAGCCAGCTATCTCAATTTAAAAAGAGTAAGATGGAAAAAACACCCCAGTTGAAAGAATACGCTCAGAGCTTAGGTTTGCAACCTATGGTGAAGTTCAAGTGCCGGAAATGTTGTTCCATGTCATTCAAGACCCTCGCCATGCTCAAAGAGCACCAGCTTGTGTGCCGTGCACAAGCTAAAGAGCCTGCATTGAGCCCTGAAGCAGCTCCCAGCACTGATAGTAACTCGGGAGGTCCCTCTAGAGTTACTCGTAAAGTTTACCTGTGTTCAGCTTGTGGTACATACTATGAGAATTGGAATCTCTTTCTGCATATGCGTGAGGTGCACAGCAGgcatatatgtttattttgtttaggaATGTTTTCAAAAGCCGAGAAGTTGTCTtcacatttaattaataaacacaATGTTAAAGAATTTAGTTATAATAGCACAGAGGACTTTTGTAAAGTTTACAATGGAAGCTTTTATTTGATGTGCTGTGTCTGTGATGAGATATGTAGTGAAAAGGATGATTTTTTCAATCATGACTGTAATAATGTGAAACCTAAACCTGTGCCTGTGCTTATTAGTAAGAATTCAATGAAATCTAACAAtgcaaaattagttaaaaacagTAATGATGCTGCTACAAATGGACCTCTAGTGATGACAAAAGAATGTATTAAACCATTAAACGAACAAAAGGAATTTACTGAACTAAAGCCTGACACAATATTGCAATCTCAGAAAATTGAGCCAAATGTAAATATTTGTGATACTGTTACCAGCAATACAAGTACAAGTTCTGAGAGTTCTGCCTCTACCAGTAAAGATACCAACCAATCATTAGATATTACAGATGATGTAAAATGttcaaataatgataaaattccTATAACCCCagtaaatgaaatattacaaCCTATAATTTCAGTACCAAATGGCAAAGAATTGTCAGACCATTCTGATGATAGTGACTCGCCAGACACCAGCCATCTACAAGAATCTCTAAGTCCTGAAACATCATTCAAACAAAAAGAGCTGCCCTCTCAACCTTTAAGAGAAGAGAAAGAATGTGGTATTAAACTAAAGTTAAGTCTCAATAACGCCAACTCCCCAGTAATCATAAACTCAACTGTGGATCCAACAGTTGGGCAGCAATTTACACATAAACCACCAACACGTAACAGAAGACCACCAAAACGATATGAAAAAGACAAAATACCTGCAACTCAAGCAAAGACTACTCCTACCACACCTCATACTAAGCCACCttctataaaaattacaatttgtgATAAAGCTGATAGTCCATTTGTGAAGACTACAATTATAGAGAATGATGAAGAGACTGTAGTTAAAACCCTAGTGAATAACAACATTGAGCCAATACCCAGGTTACCTGAAACAAAACCAGAAAATGCCATGAAATCCACTATTTACGATAATAAATTAGAAGATGTCAACACTTTGAACAGGGTCCCAAAGTTGACTGTGAGAGTTCCTAAAGAGTTTTTAGACAAAGATTCTTCTAGTGATTATTCATCAGATAGTGATGCTGGTGAAAAGTTACTTGCTGATAACAAAGACATGTGTATAGATGAGAGTATACCTGAAAACAAAGAAGAACCCACAGAAACTATAGATAGTGTAGCTATTGAACCCTCAAAAGAAAAcgtaacagaaataaaaaatgactCTGAGCCCACTGATGAAGGAAAAGTAGAAATCAAAGAAGAGATTCAACCTAATCCTGAAATAAAAACTGAACCACCAGATATTACTTCTTCTGAGGACATCAATGTGGAAGACCCTGAAGTAAATGACATTATTCCTGTAACTGAGTTAATTCTAGATAGGGCAATTGATAAATATCCTATGAAAGATCTCTTGAAGGTATTTGTGACATCAACGGTTTTTAACTGCATATATTGTAATCATGTTCGTAAAATAGCTGTAAATTGTGAGCAACTTGCACTACATATGGTTGCAGAGCACCGATTCTCAGCTACTGTGGACAGCATAACAGCTGAGGAGTTGATGCCAGAGACTATTGCAGCAAAAGTGAAAGCAGCAGCTCAAGAAGTATCCTCAATTTACATCAACCTGGACTCTTATGATAGTGTAGACAAATGTGATACAGTTCAACCAAACTTAATATTTGAATGTTTTCAGTGTTATTTCAAAACTGCAGTTCATAAAGAACTCTATTTCCATAATCGTAAAATGCATCAGAAAACAATATTACTTTGTGTAATgtgtaaaaacaatttttattcttatagTGAATTATTATGTCATTTATGCCCTGGAACATATGACTCTGAGTGTGAAATTAGGTATAGATGCTGTTTTTGTAATGTAGACAATATATCTTCATCATTTAGACTAATGGTGCATCTTCGAAAGATTCACCACACATGTGATGTGTGTTTAGAGTTTTGCCAAAGTCAAGCACGTCTGTCAAATCATGTGTGGAAACACAAACTGCACCATTTGTGTTATCGATGTGGTATAGCCTATAGAAATAAGCCTGACATTACCAATCATTTGTTCTGGAAGCATGGGACAGAGAGTGTGCTATGTAAGAaatgtttgcaaaaaaaatggCCACATGTGTATCATTTTTGCACACCACCAGCTGTGTTTGTTTGTGATGAATGTACACTACAATTTACTAGAGCTGTAAGTTTAAAGGTTCATAAAAGATTTCATTCACAAGAATATCCCCATTTATGCACTGAAGACGAATGTACAGAGAAATTTGTATCCAAGAAACTTCTTAGCAAACATTTAGATGaacatagaaaaaaattaatcatagaaGATTTAGACAAAGAGGAAACGCCTGATAAAAATGACCTCTCAGAAGAAAATCCCAAAGAAGCAATTCCTGTTAATGATTTAGTACTTGATAAACCAAAAGAAGAAGCTGGATCTTCTGAAAATAAAGCTGAGGCTGGAACTGAGCAATTATctaaaaaaggtaaaaagaaaaaactaaaagaTAAAGATGCACTATTGTTAGATGTTAATTTGCCAGCACTCAACTTGTCAGAGAGCGATAGTAGTGATGAATCAGATTGTGGCATATCACAAGTCAAAGATGAAAACCTTCAAGATAAAACTAAGAGTGAACCTATTGAACCCCCACCAGATGTTGATGAGAAACCCGCACCAGACATGAATGTTGACATACTACCTGCTAAAATCGAAGAAAAACTAGAGCCAACGGAGGAAGATAAGCCAAGTGAAGAAAAAGTTTTAGAAATATgggataattttaaaaaatatcaggaAAAAGTAGAAaagcaaaaagaaaaaacacCTCCTTTGGTACCTATTAAAAAACATGTTTGCGAATCCGATCACGATTATTGTGTTATACCAACCGAATTAAACGGCGATGATGATGTTTATAGAACTGATAAGAAGAAAAGCAAAAGATCTCCAAAAAAGAGACACGGAGGGCTTTCTTCTTCCAGTAGCAGTAGTAGTGATAGTGATTCCAGTTGCTCCTGTGGATCAAATTGCAGTTGCTCTTCTAGCAGTGGCTCTTCTTCTAGTAGTTCATCAGATTCAGATTCCTCAGATGAATCTGGTAATGACAAGAAAAAGAAGCAAAAGAAATCACTGTCACAGAGAAGAGCCAGTAATGGTTCAAATGTGGATGTCATGGGAATGGCAGAAACTCCTTTACTTATTCCAGAAAAAACTGAACCGCCAATTGCAGAAAGTGACTTGGAAACAGAGGAAAGTGACACAGATGAAGAGTTCTATGACGAAAACCCACAAAAGATGGCCAATAAAATGCTAACAGAAAAGCGTAATCAGTTACTACTTCTAGCTTCTGTAGCGCCATCCGGAGGATCGATGTCAGGAGAACTGAGTCGCTGCACTACACCTGTTAAAGAAGAAGAACCGAAAGAAATTAAGGAAAATAAAGTAGAGACTAAGGAAGAAGTTGAAACAAAAGTGAAGTCAAACAgtagtaaaaagaaaagtaaaaagaaaaagcgATCTAAGAATTCCAGAAAACATGGACCTATAAAGATGACCATTCCTAAAGACGTTATTGCAAAAGCTGATGCTGTAACGCCATCTCTCATGcctaacaaaataacaatatctttaCAGACAAATACAGCTCAAATACCAGAACCACCTACACCAGCCGCTGAAGTTTCGTCACCGAACATCACGACCACTCCTATTCAAACCGCAGAAAATAAAAGAGCATCGAAAAGGAGGCGCGTGCCTAATAGGTTTTACGGCTACTCTAGTGATGAAGAAGCACCTCAAACGCCCACAACAGCCCTGAAGCCTCAACAACCACCTAAACTAGAGTGGAGGAAAGAAGATTTACCTTCGCCCGTCACGCACAAATCCAAGAAGGAGATACCATCGACAGTCGTTCCGCAACGAATGTTCAATTATAACGAGCCAATTAGGTTGACTACGCCGATTCCTGACCCGGAACCTCCGCGATTCCTAATGAATTCCGAGTCAATGGAATCCAGCAACGATTCGGATTCCAGCCACGAGGGGGCGTTGGAAATATATCAGCCGGCCGTGCAGAACCCGATACCCGTTCCTCCTCCGACGTACCTGAACTCTGGCACCTCGAGTCTGCCGTACTCGTTCGCGAGGCGCGCCGTGCGCAAGGCGCGCGAGGGCGAAAGCGTGTACTGCTACTGCCGCTGCCCGTACGACGAGGTGTCGGAGATGATCGCCTGCGACGCGGAGGGCTGCCCCATCGAGTGGTTCCACTTCGAGTGCGTCGGCATCATGGTACCGCCTAAAGGCAAATGGTACTGTCCCGAGTGCAGGAAGAACCAGAGTTTCTCGGCTTTCAGATAA
- the LOC112054262 gene encoding mediator of RNA polymerase II transcription subunit 19, which yields MMSDQFRKVEPYSPKSSPRGARSPVVSRQDSSGTLKTTISLGKNPSIVHSGPFYLMKEPPAECEQTGATNLMAYYGLEHSYSKFNGKKLKESLSSFLPNLPGIMDGPGQEDNSTLGSVIAKRPIGGKELLPLTSAQLAGFRLHPGPLPEQYRYVSAAPPKKHKPNKHKKHKHKDGAPPGQDTPLQDSSNPDTYEKKHKKQKRHDDDKERKKRKKEKKRKKQKHSPEHGGLTPNQHPIP from the exons ATGATGTCTGATCAGTTTAGGAAAGTTGAGCCATATTCACCGAAGTCCTCGCCCAGAGGAGCGAGGTCACCAGTCGTCTCACGGCAGGATTCTTCTGGCACCCTCAAAACTACCATTTCGCTCGGCAAGAATCCTTCCATCGTCCATAGTGGACCTTTTTATTTGATGAAAGAACCTCCAG CGGAATGTGAACAAACGGGGGCCACAAATTTGATGGCGTATTATGGCTTGGAGCACTCTTACAGTAAATTCAATGGCAAAAAGCTGAAAGAGTCCCTATCGTCCTTCCTACCGAACCTCCCTGGTATAATGGATGGACCGGGGCAGGAAGACAATAGTACTCTAGGCTCAGTCATAGCGAAGAGACCTATAGGCGGTAAGGAGTTGCTGCCACTAACAAGTGCCCAGCTGGCAGGGTTCAGACTGCACCCAGGGCCCTTGCCGGAACAGTATCGCTACGTCAGCGCTGCACCGCCCAAGAAACACAAACCCAATAAACACAAGAAGCATAAACACAAAGACGGCGCACCACCTGGCCAGGACACCCCTTTACAAG ATTCATCGAACCCTGACACATATGAAAAGAAGCACAAAAAGCAAAAGCGGCACGATGACGACAAGGAACGCAAGAAGAGAAAAAaggagaaaaaaagaaaaaagcagAAACACAGCCCCGAGCATGGCGGCCTCACACCAAACCAACACCCAATACCATAG
- the LOC112054257 gene encoding leucine-rich repeat flightless-interacting protein 2 isoform X3, whose translation MDPSRRQRTQTKASAEEQALDQIAKEAEQRLAARRAARAEAREIRMRELERQQREQEDHADKAYDMYSETVGRRAGSRLVALSPSAMHSPRRSSEDSDDVLSIKDLRHELKEVEEKFRKAMILNAQLDNDKAALGYQLELLKDRIEELQEEYAQLQREHREKCSSHERLKREHAALERELCLARDAVRARDAAAAAAGQAFVEAASAPDAVPGAAAGSVPPLALVSHASELLLAEAGEGTLDVRLERLASARAALEGEVRKLKLQLNDERAARHNGVASHLDRDHDSELETLRKSVAEAKGRAARAEAEAALQAAAVARLEAQVARLRARQDHQDEHEEMLKQERRKLQREAREALNRVEELETENSHLTKRLDKLKNAKSALLKDL comes from the exons GCCGAGCAGCGGctggcggcgcggcgcgcggcgcgggcggAGGCGCGCGAGATCCGCATGCGCGAGCTGGAGCGGCAGCAGCGCGAGCAGGAGGACCATGCCGACAAGGCGTACGACATGTACTCCG AGACCGTGGGGCGGCGCGCAGGTAGCCGGCTAGTGGCGCTAAGTCCCAGCGCCATGCATTCGCCGCGACGGAGCTCCGAAGACTCGGACGACGTGCTGAGCATCAAAGACCTCAGG CATGAGCTCAAAGAGGTGGAGGAGAAGTTCCGGAAGGCGATGATATTGAACGCCCAGCTGGACAACGACAAGGCGGCGCTCGGCTACCAGCTCGAGCTGCTCAAAGATAGGATAGAAGAGCTTCAGGAAGAATACGCGCAACTACAG CGCGAGCACAGGGAGAAGTGCTCGAGCCACGAGCGGCTAAAACGCGAGCACGCAGCGTTAGAGCGCGAGCTGTGTTTGGCGCGGGACGCGGTGCGTGCGCGggacgcggcggcggcggcggcggggcaGGCCTTCGTGGAGGCGGCCAGCGCGCCCGACGCGGTGCCAGGCGCCGCCGCTGGCAGCGTGCCGCCGCTGGCGCTCGTGTCGCACGCCTCCGAGCTGCTGCTGGCTGAGGCGGGCGAGGGAACGCTCG ACGTGCGGCTGGAGCGGCTGGcgagcgcgcgcgcggcgcTGGAGGGCGAGGTGCGCAAGCTGAAGCTGCAGCTCAACGACGAGCGCGCCGCGCGCCACAACGGCGTCGCCTCGCACCTCGACCGCGACCACGACTCCGAGC TGGAAACACTACGCAAATCCGTGGCCGAGGCGAAGGGACGCGCGGCTCGCGCCGAGGCCGAGGCGGCGCTGCAGGCGGCGGCGGTGGCGCGCCTCGAGGCACAGGTGGCGAGGCTGCGCGCGAGGCAGGACCACCAGGACGAGCACGAGGAGATGCTCAAGCAGGAGAGGAGGAAACTGCAGAGGGAG GCGAGGGAAGCTCTCAACCGAGTTGAGGAGTTGGAGACGGAGAACAGCCACCTCACCAAGAGGCTCGACAAGCTCAAGAACGCAAAGTCCGCGCTCCTCAAGGACCTGTGA